In a genomic window of Dehalococcoidia bacterium:
- a CDS encoding ATP-binding protein, translating into MDDQQRAAGRNESTLTLESAVLKDIPVIVDFVVNWLQQRKLDKYVFAFETAVDEASTNVVKHAYGGRGGFFQISCALNGPDIIIIIKDHGEKFDPASVPLPEVHSALEDRKAGGLGIYMMKKMMDRVDYSFSEGEGNRLLLVKRTSG; encoded by the coding sequence ATGGACGATCAACAAAGGGCAGCAGGCAGGAATGAGAGTACGCTCACCCTGGAGAGCGCGGTGCTGAAAGACATACCGGTGATTGTAGACTTTGTGGTTAACTGGTTGCAGCAGCGAAAGTTGGACAAATATGTGTTTGCCTTCGAAACAGCGGTTGATGAAGCAAGTACCAACGTGGTCAAGCATGCTTACGGCGGCAGGGGTGGTTTTTTCCAGATTTCATGCGCGCTAAATGGCCCCGATATCATTATTATTATCAAAGATCACGGAGAAAAATTTGATCCTGCATCCGTCCCGCTGCCGGAGGTGCACAGCGCGCTTGAGGACCGTAAAGCGGGCGGCCTGGGTATATATATGATGAAAAAGATGATGGACCGGGTTGACTACAGCTTCAGCGAGGGGGAGGGTAACCGTCTGCTGCTGGTAAAGAGGACTTCCGGTTAA
- a CDS encoding DUF47 domain-containing protein — protein sequence MFKLNLMPRGDKFFDLFEVSTKNMVKAAENLKELIYSWDSIDQKLEEMDRIEHQGDTITHEIMFQLNRSFITPFDREDIGMLAHSLDDVTDLIQATADTMVLYKVREPGKRARELADILVQITTEVENVMPSLRRHNANLEKILNSCVEINRLENVADKIYRTALKELFEDSNDIADIIKWREIYEHMESATDMCEDVANVLEGVALKHA from the coding sequence ATGTTTAAACTAAACCTGATGCCCAGAGGCGACAAGTTCTTCGACCTCTTTGAGGTCAGCACAAAGAACATGGTCAAAGCAGCCGAAAATCTCAAAGAGCTTATATACAGCTGGGACAGCATTGACCAGAAACTGGAAGAGATGGATAGAATCGAGCATCAGGGTGATACCATAACCCACGAAATCATGTTCCAGCTTAACCGTTCCTTTATTACACCTTTCGACAGGGAGGATATCGGTATGCTGGCGCACTCTCTGGACGATGTCACCGACCTCATCCAGGCAACTGCCGACACCATGGTTCTATATAAAGTCAGGGAACCCGGCAAACGGGCGCGTGAGCTTGCAGATATCCTGGTCCAGATAACTACCGAGGTGGAAAATGTGATGCCCAGCCTCAGGCGCCATAACGCCAACCTTGAGAAAATCCTGAACAGCTGCGTGGAGATCAACAGGCTGGAAAACGTGGCGGACAAGATCTATCGCACGGCGCTCAAGGAGCTGTTCGAGGATTCAAATGATATCGCGGATATCATCAAGTGGCGCGAAATATACGAGCATATGGAAAGCGCCACCGATATGTGTGAGGATGTCGCCAACGTGCTTGAGGGCGTAGCCCTGAAACACGCTTGA
- a CDS encoding LemA family protein produces MKSTWGCVLAAVGVIVLGAIIIAVSLVGIYNSLVTKSQGVDAQWSQVETQYQRRYDLIPNLVNSVKGMMTQEQTVFLAIADARTKYGAAQTVNEKAAAAGEVETALGRLLAVIENYPDLKSSQNVTQLMDELAGTENRISVERRRFNDLVRDYNTQIKTFPTNMLAGMFGFSEKQYFQSVSGAETAPKVEF; encoded by the coding sequence ATGAAGTCAACCTGGGGATGTGTTCTGGCTGCCGTAGGTGTAATAGTACTTGGCGCCATAATCATTGCAGTTTCCCTGGTCGGTATTTATAACAGCCTGGTAACCAAGTCACAGGGTGTAGACGCCCAGTGGTCGCAGGTTGAGACGCAATATCAACGGCGTTATGACCTGATCCCGAACCTGGTGAACTCGGTCAAAGGGATGATGACACAGGAACAGACGGTTTTCCTGGCCATAGCAGATGCACGAACCAAATACGGGGCTGCCCAGACGGTGAATGAAAAGGCTGCTGCGGCCGGAGAGGTTGAAACCGCACTTGGCCGCCTGCTCGCCGTGATAGAGAATTACCCGGACCTCAAGTCCAGCCAGAACGTTACCCAGTTGATGGACGAACTGGCGGGGACGGAGAACCGCATCAGCGTGGAAAGAAGGCGGTTCAATGACCTCGTGAGGGATTATAACACGCAGATCAAGACTTTTCCCACGAATATGCTGGCAGGTATGTTTGGATTCAGTGAGAAGCAATACTTCCAGTCTGTCAGCGGCGCAGAAACAGCGCCTAAAGTGGAGTTTTAG
- a CDS encoding DUF2334 domain-containing protein: protein MNSPAARLINLFLCLALLFSIGCIASPATPDVIPAGSQSIPAAHTRKLQTPPYEGGSAVIFVLDQIDDDKYIEAVPEIIRVFAENDASIDVAVKPPATNFGLNESTRELTYFSDAGILDTSVDGHYISWLKPQTSLTGGEYAAFSANLVLTRDQIKYIFGSAVYSCLLPTAAINEANYRALQDSGFKVIAYSGSGDLKPSIKPVNWSGQVDTGGLYRLPIVGEADLAQAFDNTTALYNAAKRSINDLGVAVIELPVTSVLDTNNKPMTAKLLQLSSLVKSCQGLGDVTTLDNWYEYITGCPMDAAGIKRPLPPYHGGPIIIFRLDDVARGYREEVVHEIIKVFERNGVPLDCGVVSNVDGTESYEIPWLKEYVDDNVVGISVHGYDWTYYQLDITQNYLKHIEDNPCINVYAAKAEAEKAKVSYEELQYKLIQARCKYLKYFGVNPISFTVPTDYYDELGYKAIQNAGYKVFSVYWAVEPCSSLKPVDYNCHVDLEKGMYRIPTASDLCVWYNCQWTDVVNMDKPMKQPGYCVYVGAYGESQEYNDAAITICNNMNAQGVAVVGLHPDCFVDKNGKPDMAKLEQVDTLIKWFKSFATILTFEQWYRYHTGDK from the coding sequence ATGAACTCACCGGCAGCACGTTTGATCAACCTGTTTCTATGTCTGGCTTTGCTTTTTTCCATCGGCTGTATCGCATCTCCTGCTACGCCTGACGTGATACCTGCTGGTTCACAGTCTATCCCGGCGGCACATACGAGAAAACTGCAGACTCCTCCATACGAAGGCGGCAGCGCCGTCATTTTCGTCCTCGATCAGATCGATGATGACAAATATATTGAGGCTGTGCCGGAGATTATCCGTGTATTCGCGGAAAACGATGCATCTATTGATGTCGCTGTAAAACCCCCTGCCACGAATTTCGGCCTGAACGAAAGCACCAGGGAACTGACCTATTTCTCGGATGCCGGCATCCTTGATACCAGCGTGGACGGCCATTACATAAGCTGGCTGAAGCCTCAGACCTCACTTACCGGCGGCGAATACGCAGCCTTTTCAGCCAACCTTGTATTAACTCGCGATCAGATTAAATACATATTCGGTTCGGCGGTTTACTCCTGCCTGCTGCCGACTGCGGCTATTAATGAGGCCAACTACAGGGCTTTACAGGACAGCGGCTTCAAAGTTATCGCTTACAGCGGTTCGGGTGACCTCAAACCTTCAATCAAACCTGTGAACTGGTCGGGGCAGGTTGATACGGGAGGACTATACCGTCTTCCCATTGTCGGCGAGGCAGACCTCGCGCAGGCTTTCGATAACACAACCGCACTGTACAATGCCGCCAAACGAAGTATCAACGATCTCGGCGTGGCTGTCATAGAGTTACCTGTCACTTCGGTACTCGACACAAACAACAAACCTATGACAGCCAAACTACTGCAATTGTCATCGCTAGTTAAGTCCTGCCAGGGTCTGGGAGATGTTACCACACTGGATAACTGGTACGAGTATATCACCGGGTGTCCTATGGATGCCGCTGGCATTAAGCGGCCGCTCCCCCCTTACCACGGCGGACCGATTATTATTTTCAGGCTGGACGATGTAGCCAGGGGCTACCGGGAAGAGGTGGTGCACGAAATAATAAAGGTCTTTGAGCGAAACGGCGTGCCGCTGGATTGCGGCGTCGTATCCAATGTGGACGGCACCGAATCATATGAGATACCCTGGTTGAAAGAATACGTCGATGATAATGTGGTCGGCATCAGCGTTCACGGCTATGACTGGACATATTATCAACTTGATATCACCCAGAATTACCTGAAACATATCGAGGATAATCCCTGCATAAACGTATACGCCGCCAAGGCCGAGGCGGAAAAAGCCAAAGTGTCCTATGAAGAACTGCAGTACAAGCTGATTCAGGCTCGCTGTAAATACCTGAAATATTTCGGAGTCAATCCCATATCTTTCACCGTCCCCACCGATTACTACGATGAGCTGGGATATAAGGCAATACAGAACGCCGGATACAAAGTATTTTCAGTATATTGGGCGGTGGAACCCTGCTCGTCCCTTAAGCCCGTTGACTACAACTGTCATGTGGATCTGGAAAAGGGCATGTACCGCATACCCACAGCTTCCGACCTGTGTGTCTGGTATAACTGCCAGTGGACCGATGTGGTAAATATGGATAAACCGATGAAACAGCCGGGTTACTGCGTCTACGTTGGTGCTTATGGTGAATCACAGGAATATAATGACGCGGCAATTACGATCTGTAATAACATGAACGCGCAGGGGGTTGCCGTCGTAGGATTGCACCCCGACTGTTTTGTGGACAAAAACGGCAAGCCGGACATGGCCAAGCTTGAACAAGTGGATACGCTGATCAAATGGTTCAAGTCATTTGCGACGATACTGACCTTCGAGCAATGGTACCGCTACCACACGGGCGATAAATAG
- a CDS encoding GDP-mannose 4,6-dehydratase, producing the protein MSDILKKYSGLRILVTGGAGFIGSHLVEKLIDLGASVTVIDTMLCGNKIEGLKEGKNLSVHRLDVTDTRAIAPLFKGQDMVFHLAAVVGVEETQDEPVNLLNVEVIGTSNVISLAARNKVKRFVFASSSEVYGDSVKPMVEEGPFNPKSTYALTKLIGEHFCMAYYQKFGLEYTALRYFNAYGPRQDDRFVLSRFISRAMAGQEIIIYGDGKQTRDFTYIEDTIHMTLLAGIMDEGINQILNFGTGKDVSINTLADMVLTALALKGKVKTKYVDYDRLRSLEIEVFNRIADTAKAEKLLAYKPLTGLESGMQKCIAWYENRK; encoded by the coding sequence ATGAGCGATATCCTTAAGAAATACAGCGGACTGAGGATCCTTGTGACAGGGGGAGCAGGATTTATCGGATCGCACCTTGTGGAAAAACTGATCGACCTTGGCGCCAGTGTGACTGTGATCGATACCATGTTGTGCGGCAATAAGATAGAAGGGCTCAAGGAGGGCAAGAACCTGTCAGTACACCGGCTGGATGTCACAGATACGCGGGCTATTGCTCCGTTGTTTAAGGGCCAGGATATGGTTTTCCACCTTGCGGCTGTAGTGGGAGTGGAGGAAACGCAGGATGAGCCGGTCAATCTGCTCAATGTCGAAGTGATAGGCACTTCCAATGTGATTTCTCTGGCTGCCAGGAACAAGGTTAAACGCTTTGTCTTTGCTTCTTCTTCAGAGGTCTACGGCGATTCCGTTAAACCCATGGTGGAAGAGGGGCCGTTCAATCCCAAATCCACATATGCCTTAACCAAGTTGATCGGCGAACATTTCTGCATGGCTTACTATCAGAAATTCGGCCTCGAGTACACAGCTTTACGTTATTTCAATGCATACGGGCCGCGTCAGGATGATCGTTTTGTACTGTCCCGTTTTATCAGCAGGGCTATGGCGGGACAGGAGATCATTATCTATGGCGACGGAAAACAGACGCGTGACTTCACATATATCGAAGACACCATTCACATGACTCTGCTGGCCGGTATCATGGATGAAGGCATCAACCAGATATTGAATTTCGGCACAGGCAAAGATGTATCCATTAATACGCTGGCCGATATGGTTTTAACCGCACTGGCTCTGAAAGGCAAAGTTAAGACGAAATATGTTGATTACGACCGGCTCAGGTCATTGGAGATCGAGGTATTTAACCGCATAGCAGACACAGCCAAAGCTGAGAAGCTGCTTGCATATAAACCACTGACAGGTCTTGAATCAGGTATGCAGAAATGCATAGCCTGGTATGAAAATCGAAAATAG
- a CDS encoding ABC transporter substrate-binding protein has translation MFRTTIALIVIILAVACSTPQQQPAAQTQPEQVEIGALLGLSGDIAASYGQAQKNGVELAVNEVNDSNYLGSGKQLKLVIADAGADADTAYSAITGLIETDNVSAIIGPTLSSQAFKADPVAQKHGIPVIAVSNTVPGITEMGDFIFRCSLPESTVIGGTIKAAASQLRVVKVAYLWGKDDDYTIAGYKAFKDAVVKNGLKVLADETFSRGDTDFKPQLERIIAKGPDAILVSALAKEAAAIIIQARTLGYTGIIIGGNGFNSTDVIKQAGSYAEGVMAGTAWNIASINTRNLEFIAAYQKDYGIKPDQFAAQAYTGTWLLANAIRTAGSSDPQTIRDALAGISNFTTPMGSFSFTQEREPVHPAVVQIVKNGRFTIFK, from the coding sequence ATGTTTAGAACTACAATAGCCCTCATTGTTATTATCCTGGCTGTGGCCTGTTCCACCCCCCAGCAGCAGCCGGCAGCGCAAACCCAGCCCGAACAGGTTGAGATCGGGGCCTTGCTGGGCTTAAGCGGCGATATAGCAGCATCCTACGGTCAAGCCCAAAAAAACGGGGTTGAGCTGGCCGTAAACGAGGTCAACGACAGCAATTACCTGGGATCGGGCAAACAACTCAAGCTTGTGATTGCAGATGCCGGAGCCGACGCAGACACAGCTTACTCCGCCATCACCGGTCTAATTGAAACAGATAATGTCTCCGCTATCATAGGCCCGACGCTGTCTTCACAGGCTTTCAAGGCCGATCCGGTAGCCCAGAAACACGGGATCCCGGTAATTGCCGTAAGCAATACGGTTCCGGGTATAACAGAAATGGGCGATTTTATATTCCGCTGCAGCCTGCCGGAATCGACCGTCATCGGAGGCACCATTAAAGCTGCGGCCAGCCAGTTACGCGTGGTGAAAGTCGCCTATCTCTGGGGCAAGGACGACGACTACACCATTGCCGGTTATAAAGCTTTTAAGGATGCAGTAGTAAAAAACGGCCTGAAGGTACTGGCGGATGAAACATTCAGCCGCGGCGATACAGACTTCAAGCCACAGCTCGAAAGGATCATCGCAAAGGGACCCGACGCAATACTCGTTTCCGCTCTGGCTAAAGAAGCTGCGGCCATCATCATACAGGCGAGGACTCTCGGCTATACCGGTATCATTATCGGCGGAAACGGCTTCAATTCAACTGATGTTATTAAACAGGCCGGTAGCTACGCAGAGGGAGTCATGGCCGGCACGGCATGGAATATCGCCAGCATCAATACCAGGAACCTGGAATTCATAGCTGCCTATCAGAAAGATTATGGAATCAAACCGGACCAGTTTGCCGCTCAGGCTTATACCGGCACCTGGCTGCTGGCCAACGCTATCCGGACCGCCGGCAGCTCTGATCCCCAGACCATTAGAGACGCGCTGGCAGGTATATCCAATTTTACTACGCCTATGGGATCTTTCAGTTTCACACAGGAGAGGGAACCTGTTCATCCCGCCGTTGTGCAGATCGTGAAAAACGGAAGATTCACCATTTTTAAGTGA
- a CDS encoding glycosyltransferase: MRNIAVFIVAILFLTLLMGIFYFMPVESVWIALGALAIVVIFHFLSRVLKGKQTRESKPSQWQNLTSLLVIFVIIFIIFVVTLWDVVPSALIYVLMVSLVFTMLINFLTVPLAIFHKIKQKKEVFQPSSYKPRVSIIVPAFNEEKVLARTLETLIEADYPDKEIIVVDDGSKDNTYSVATEFSHRGVKVVRRLNGGKFAALNTGIAICSGEIVITVDADSMIARGAINEMVRGFEDPQVAGVAGNLKVFNRNNLLTKLQALEYIVQIQIVRRAFENFGSLTVASGAFSAFRKSALEEAGYYDPDYLLEDFDITIKMLKAHQILHGSNEAICYTEAPETIKDVYRQRLSWFRGDFQNFWKHRDAFFNPRFGIMNKLTFPYMLLSMTLVPLASLVVMVTSIIMIIDGEWMTLVLAFALFAVLQLLLSIIAILVAEDDLKLALYSPLFIIGYKQFLDFIMIKALLDIIVAGGTYLKRERVTRIGDAPRSQQSSPAEVLLELQAKPSKASKADS; this comes from the coding sequence ATGAGAAATATAGCTGTTTTTATCGTCGCTATCCTTTTTCTGACATTGCTGATGGGTATATTCTACTTTATGCCCGTCGAGTCGGTTTGGATTGCGCTGGGCGCGCTGGCCATTGTAGTAATATTTCATTTCCTATCCAGGGTGCTTAAAGGAAAACAGACCCGTGAGTCCAAGCCCAGCCAGTGGCAGAATCTCACGTCGTTGCTTGTGATATTTGTCATCATCTTCATTATCTTCGTGGTAACACTCTGGGATGTGGTCCCTTCGGCCCTGATATATGTGCTCATGGTTTCTTTAGTATTTACCATGCTGATCAATTTCCTCACCGTGCCTCTGGCGATTTTCCACAAAATAAAACAGAAAAAAGAGGTATTCCAGCCAAGCTCCTATAAGCCGAGAGTCAGTATCATTGTACCCGCATTTAATGAGGAAAAAGTACTGGCAAGGACACTGGAAACACTGATCGAGGCCGATTATCCCGATAAAGAGATCATCGTGGTTGATGACGGTTCCAAAGACAATACTTATTCTGTGGCCACCGAGTTCAGCCATCGCGGTGTCAAAGTAGTCCGACGTCTTAACGGCGGAAAATTCGCCGCGCTGAATACGGGCATTGCCATATGCTCGGGTGAAATAGTGATTACCGTGGATGCCGACAGTATGATTGCGCGCGGTGCCATAAACGAGATGGTCAGGGGGTTTGAGGATCCTCAGGTAGCGGGCGTGGCCGGAAATTTAAAGGTTTTTAACCGCAATAATCTGCTCACCAAGCTGCAAGCGTTGGAATATATCGTTCAGATTCAGATCGTGAGGAGGGCTTTTGAGAATTTCGGTTCCCTTACCGTAGCGTCCGGTGCTTTCAGCGCTTTTCGTAAGTCGGCTCTCGAGGAAGCGGGATACTATGATCCCGACTATCTGCTTGAGGATTTCGATATAACCATCAAGATGCTTAAAGCGCATCAGATACTTCATGGTAGCAACGAGGCGATCTGTTATACAGAGGCGCCAGAGACGATCAAGGATGTTTACCGCCAGCGTCTGAGCTGGTTCCGCGGCGATTTTCAAAATTTCTGGAAACATCGAGACGCCTTTTTTAACCCCAGGTTTGGAATTATGAACAAGCTGACGTTTCCCTATATGCTGTTATCCATGACACTGGTGCCGCTGGCCAGCCTGGTCGTTATGGTAACGTCGATCATAATGATAATTGACGGCGAATGGATGACGCTGGTACTGGCCTTTGCGCTCTTTGCCGTGTTGCAGCTGCTGCTATCCATAATTGCCATACTGGTGGCCGAAGATGATCTCAAACTGGCGCTTTATTCACCTCTCTTCATTATCGGATACAAACAGTTCCTGGATTTCATTATGATCAAGGCTCTATTAGATATAATCGTGGCCGGGGGTACCTATCTCAAACGTGAGAGGGTCACCAGGATCGGTGATGCTCCGCGCAGCCAGCAATCATCACCCGCTGAGGTGCTGCTTGAACTACAGGCCAAGCCGTCCAAAGCGTCGAAGGCCGATAGCTAA
- a CDS encoding DUF3795 domain-containing protein, whose translation MAINKELAAPCGLYCGVCGIHIATRDNNEKFKEKLAPVYGVKPEDLVCDGCLSQRVFSYCRICPIKSCCIEKKIEGCHQCNEFPCRFIDNFPVAVGKKVILRCVPRWRKLGTEKWIQEEQKRYNCPHCGAATFRGAKRCRNCKEAIDLD comes from the coding sequence ATGGCCATCAATAAGGAACTTGCAGCGCCATGCGGTCTGTACTGCGGAGTTTGCGGAATCCATATAGCCACCAGGGACAACAATGAGAAATTTAAAGAGAAGCTGGCCCCGGTTTACGGCGTCAAACCTGAGGACCTGGTATGCGACGGCTGCCTCTCTCAGCGCGTCTTTTCCTATTGCCGGATCTGCCCGATCAAGTCGTGCTGCATCGAAAAGAAAATCGAGGGATGCCATCAGTGCAACGAGTTCCCCTGCCGGTTCATCGATAATTTCCCGGTTGCGGTCGGCAAGAAGGTTATATTGCGATGTGTCCCCAGATGGCGGAAGCTCGGTACGGAGAAGTGGATACAAGAGGAGCAGAAACGCTATAATTGTCCTCATTGCGGCGCTGCCACCTTCCGTGGAGCCAAGCGCTGCCGTAACTGCAAAGAAGCGATCGACCTCGACTGA
- a CDS encoding tetratricopeptide repeat protein codes for MKSVWNRIAVIVLLICISTLSLSCFIFERATDHYKAGNESYSQKQWDKAIEEYTKAISMDSNQPFFYINRALTYNQIGEYDLAITDCTRAINKKGNIALAYTTRASAYNEKGQYQLALADSLKAIELSPKTALGYINKGWALYGLGEFKESILACTDGIAAEPTRAMAYIFRAMNHNEMGNYENALADCDKAIEIDPTLPLAYVNRAWVYNQTAVYEKAIEDCNTAISLDPRIATAYVNHAWAQTARGNYDLAIDDCNIAIKLNPNLPGAYIQRAWAYFEKYPYDFTKNWWQMGMDDCNKAIELNPKSALAYNMRARGYILKEEYRLAIADATKSQDLSSEFALPDITRAWAFNNLRLWDLAIEDCDVAISKNPKLSAAWANRAWAYNGKGLYDKALSDINESIRLQYDFAWAYFTRALIHKNLHNYEQAKADIELCLQYTTDIKLIEAARALYATL; via the coding sequence ATGAAAAGCGTGTGGAATAGAATAGCCGTTATCGTACTTTTAATCTGTATCTCAACACTCTCCCTGTCCTGCTTTATCTTTGAACGTGCCACCGATCACTATAAGGCGGGGAATGAATCATACAGCCAGAAGCAGTGGGACAAGGCAATCGAAGAGTATACAAAGGCCATCAGCATGGATTCAAACCAGCCCTTCTTTTACATCAACAGGGCTTTAACCTACAACCAGATAGGTGAATATGATCTCGCAATCACGGATTGCACCAGGGCTATAAATAAGAAGGGTAACATCGCATTAGCATATACCACGCGCGCTTCCGCCTATAATGAAAAGGGCCAATATCAACTGGCGCTGGCCGACTCACTGAAGGCTATTGAGCTGAGCCCTAAGACTGCCCTGGGCTACATCAATAAGGGCTGGGCGCTCTACGGCCTGGGCGAGTTCAAGGAATCTATACTCGCCTGTACCGACGGCATCGCCGCCGAGCCGACCAGGGCCATGGCCTATATATTCAGAGCTATGAACCACAACGAAATGGGCAACTACGAAAATGCGCTGGCTGACTGCGACAAAGCTATTGAGATCGATCCCACGCTGCCGCTGGCATATGTGAATCGCGCCTGGGTGTACAACCAGACCGCTGTTTATGAAAAGGCTATTGAGGACTGCAACACGGCGATAAGCCTGGATCCCAGGATTGCCACGGCTTACGTGAACCATGCCTGGGCGCAGACAGCCAGGGGCAATTACGACCTCGCCATAGATGACTGCAATATCGCCATCAAGCTTAATCCAAACCTGCCGGGCGCATATATTCAGCGCGCATGGGCTTACTTTGAAAAATATCCTTACGATTTCACTAAAAACTGGTGGCAGATGGGCATGGATGACTGCAATAAGGCCATTGAACTGAATCCCAAATCCGCCCTGGCTTACAACATGCGGGCACGCGGCTATATTTTAAAGGAAGAGTACCGCCTTGCCATTGCAGATGCTACGAAATCTCAGGATCTGAGTTCCGAATTTGCGCTTCCTGACATCACGCGCGCCTGGGCCTTCAATAATCTCCGCCTTTGGGACCTGGCCATAGAGGACTGTGACGTAGCCATTTCCAAAAACCCCAAGCTGTCAGCTGCCTGGGCAAACCGTGCCTGGGCATATAACGGCAAGGGCTTGTACGATAAAGCGCTTTCAGATATAAACGAGTCCATCCGGCTTCAATATGACTTTGCCTGGGCCTATTTTACCCGGGCTCTAATACATAAGAACCTGCATAATTACGAGCAGGCGAAAGCCGACATTGAACTCTGCCTTCAATACACAACTGATATCAAGCTTATCGAGGCCGCCAGAGCGCTCTACGCCACACTTTGA
- a CDS encoding cation diffusion facilitator family transporter, which translates to MSNDKVTKPADHSKAKEKSILLGLLLGIFGLITGVIAAVIANSLTLESEILKNIGLVTAVFLSYLSIRKVNRGRTEGYNYGYGKLESVSSLIVATVLVISLIIIIAHIIERFQHPVELHAQGVDLAIVFSAVGLLTSAWLWRHDYHLVKEEFSPVLESLWRMYRSKTIASMLVIVSLSLSAIFKDQPWVYYVDPAASVIIGLFIVQSIYNISTMSVYDLLDRALEESLQIVILRELALYFDDYEAIHGIRSRRSGANVYVEIFLEFDGDRKMSEVQKVIDSIKSSLESKISSSQIVISPATADVA; encoded by the coding sequence ATGTCGAACGATAAAGTAACAAAGCCGGCTGACCATAGTAAGGCCAAGGAAAAATCCATCCTTTTAGGCCTGCTGCTGGGGATATTCGGGCTTATCACCGGTGTAATTGCCGCAGTAATAGCCAATTCACTGACACTCGAATCGGAAATCCTCAAGAATATAGGCTTGGTCACAGCGGTCTTTCTCTCTTACCTCAGTATCCGCAAAGTTAATCGGGGACGAACGGAAGGATATAACTATGGCTACGGCAAGCTTGAAAGCGTCTCCAGCCTTATCGTGGCAACGGTTCTGGTCATATCCTTGATAATCATCATAGCGCATATCATAGAGAGATTTCAGCACCCGGTGGAACTCCATGCGCAGGGAGTGGACCTGGCTATCGTGTTCTCGGCTGTCGGGCTGTTGACCAGCGCCTGGCTTTGGCGGCACGACTACCATCTGGTAAAAGAGGAATTTTCACCGGTATTGGAGTCTCTCTGGCGCATGTACCGGTCTAAAACCATCGCTTCAATGCTCGTCATCGTCTCGCTGTCTCTGAGCGCCATATTCAAAGACCAACCCTGGGTGTACTACGTTGACCCGGCGGCTTCCGTCATTATCGGGCTTTTCATAGTGCAGTCTATCTACAACATAAGTACTATGTCCGTCTACGACCTTCTCGATCGTGCCCTGGAAGAGTCGCTTCAGATCGTCATACTCAGGGAACTGGCGCTTTATTTCGATGATTACGAGGCTATTCACGGGATACGTTCAAGGCGATCGGGAGCCAATGTTTACGTTGAGATCTTTTTGGAGTTCGACGGCGACAGAAAGATGTCCGAAGTTCAGAAGGTGATTGACTCCATTAAATCCAGTCTGGAAAGCAAGATCAGCAGCAGCCAAATTGTTATCTCACCCGCAACAGCGGATGTGGCATAA
- a CDS encoding nitroreductase family protein: protein MTIKELVYKNRSYRRFFQDTTVSLDTLKELVDLGRMSASAMNLQPLKYFLSNDAARNAAIFANIGWAAYLKDWSGPPEGERPSAYIIMLGDTELSKNVVWDHGIAAQSILLGATERGLGGCMIATIRKADLAKALDVSSRYEILLVIAIGKPKEQVVVDPLDQNGDAKYWRDSQAVHHVPKRLLQDIIIG, encoded by the coding sequence ATGACCATCAAAGAGCTTGTTTATAAAAACCGCAGCTACCGCCGCTTTTTTCAGGACACGACGGTCTCCCTTGACACTCTGAAGGAGCTTGTTGACCTGGGGAGGATGTCAGCCTCCGCTATGAACCTGCAGCCGCTCAAGTATTTTTTATCCAACGACGCGGCCAGGAATGCCGCCATCTTCGCAAACATCGGATGGGCAGCCTACCTGAAGGACTGGAGTGGCCCCCCCGAGGGAGAGAGGCCTTCGGCGTACATTATCATGCTGGGAGATACGGAACTCAGCAAAAATGTAGTATGGGACCACGGGATCGCCGCACAGAGCATCCTGCTTGGCGCCACGGAAAGAGGCTTGGGCGGATGCATGATAGCCACGATACGCAAGGCCGACCTGGCAAAGGCTCTTGATGTCAGCTCACGTTATGAGATACTGCTGGTTATCGCCATCGGGAAACCAAAGGAGCAGGTCGTGGTCGACCCGCTGGATCAGAACGGAGATGCGAAATACTGGCGAGACAGCCAGGCCGTACATCACGTACCCAAGCGCCTGTTGCAGGACATCATCATCGGATAG